Proteins from one Bdellovibrio svalbardensis genomic window:
- the rpmI gene encoding 50S ribosomal protein L35 → MKMRTHSGAKKRLKVLSSGKVKKKSTRMRHLNSHMSSKTKRQLGKTSYVEDANMLQVRRCLVF, encoded by the coding sequence ATGAAAATGCGCACACACTCAGGCGCTAAAAAACGTTTGAAAGTTCTTTCAAGCGGAAAAGTTAAGAAAAAAAGCACTCGCATGCGTCACTTGAACTCACACATGAGCTCTAAGACTAAAAGACAACTAGGTAAGACATCATACGTTGAAGATGCAAACATGCTTCAAGTTCGTCGTTGCTTGGTATTCTAA
- a CDS encoding DUF3443 family protein, translating to MNKLLLLMVGFHILAGCSGGGGGGADAAGAGDPFPDGAAAYSPVMSGNNVLPLQVTTAGYLNEPVVSVVICNPGTNGTGSCVTVNNILLDTGSSGLRVFNSKLTGLNLTQVTNVGGNQLANCTKYADGTAHWGPVKTADVVLGGEIVSSVNIQVLNDQYADATPCGTPEVDNGSAGYNGILGVGIRDQDCGANCVATTVNGKYYSCAGSSNGSACTDSLATLAMQVRNPVAAITAASNSDGIADNNGTVLILPSVPSTGAVTASGYLIFGINTRANNTPAGGTKVIATDSQGLFVTNFNGQNLTSFIDSGSNGLFFPKTSSTPLCYGDWYCPSSTLTLQATHKPFGGGTSYAVTFEVANAGSIFSSNNYALSNLSAVFTGYFDWGLGFFYGRSVYTSINGKGASVNGVSAPFYAY from the coding sequence ATGAATAAGCTACTGTTGTTGATGGTTGGTTTTCATATCCTCGCTGGTTGCAGTGGCGGCGGCGGAGGAGGGGCGGATGCCGCTGGCGCGGGTGATCCGTTTCCAGATGGTGCGGCGGCTTATTCGCCAGTGATGTCGGGCAATAACGTTCTTCCACTGCAAGTAACCACTGCGGGCTATTTGAATGAACCAGTGGTGTCTGTTGTGATCTGCAATCCGGGAACCAATGGGACTGGAAGTTGTGTCACCGTGAATAATATCTTATTGGACACGGGCAGCAGTGGCCTTCGAGTCTTCAATAGCAAATTGACAGGATTGAATTTAACTCAAGTCACCAATGTCGGTGGGAATCAACTAGCGAACTGCACGAAGTATGCGGACGGCACGGCCCACTGGGGGCCGGTCAAGACGGCGGATGTCGTCTTGGGTGGGGAGATCGTTTCCAGTGTCAATATTCAGGTTTTGAATGATCAATACGCGGATGCGACTCCTTGTGGAACCCCCGAAGTTGACAATGGTTCGGCAGGCTATAACGGTATTTTGGGGGTGGGAATTAGAGATCAGGATTGTGGTGCAAACTGTGTAGCCACTACTGTGAATGGAAAATATTATTCCTGCGCAGGATCCTCAAATGGAAGTGCCTGCACTGATTCCTTGGCAACATTAGCTATGCAAGTGCGAAATCCGGTGGCGGCGATAACAGCGGCTTCTAATTCTGATGGAATTGCAGATAACAACGGGACGGTGTTGATCTTACCCAGTGTTCCTTCAACGGGTGCTGTCACGGCCAGTGGATATTTGATTTTTGGAATCAACACGCGCGCAAATAATACTCCCGCTGGCGGCACCAAGGTGATCGCCACCGACAGCCAGGGGTTGTTTGTGACGAACTTTAACGGCCAGAATCTGACTTCATTTATTGATAGCGGTTCGAATGGGCTGTTCTTTCCAAAAACATCTTCAACGCCTTTGTGCTATGGGGACTGGTATTGTCCATCTTCAACCCTGACTTTGCAGGCCACGCATAAACCTTTTGGCGGAGGCACGTCCTACGCTGTTACTTTTGAGGTGGCTAATGCAGGTTCCATCTTTAGCAGTAACAATTATGCTCTTTCTAATTTAAGCGCGGTATTTACCGGATATTTCGATTGGGGCCTGGGTTTCTTCTATGGACGGTCAGTTTATACGTCCATCAATGGAAAAGGCGCGTCTGTTAACGGGGTTTCTGCGCCCTTTTACGCCTACTAA
- a CDS encoding DUF2844 domain-containing protein, with protein MNRLSAWLCLAVLIFTCHVVEAAALGERASDISVQAKAGTSSNLKVSTAAKTASLGAAYTVRETVSEIRTLKEYMTADGTTFAISWTGVSAPNFSEIFGVYYSEFKTVRDSRTTRSRRVMALQTSNIVVNSVSLGDTMTGIAYVPKLLPAGLIAEDLK; from the coding sequence ATGAATCGTCTGTCCGCCTGGCTTTGCTTGGCAGTATTAATATTTACATGTCATGTCGTCGAAGCGGCTGCTCTTGGTGAAAGGGCCAGTGATATTTCAGTTCAGGCCAAGGCGGGGACCTCGTCCAATCTTAAAGTCTCAACCGCAGCGAAAACAGCATCTTTGGGAGCGGCCTATACGGTTCGCGAAACTGTCAGTGAAATCCGCACGCTTAAAGAATATATGACCGCTGACGGGACTACTTTCGCAATTTCTTGGACGGGTGTGAGTGCTCCCAACTTTTCTGAAATTTTTGGAGTCTATTATTCTGAGTTTAAAACAGTCAGAGATTCACGCACGACGCGAAGTCGAAGGGTGATGGCATTGCAGACTTCAAATATTGTCGTGAACAGCGTCAGTCTTGGCGACACCATGACGGGAATTGCCTATGTTCCAAAATTGCTTCCAGCGGGTCTGATCGCCGAGGACTTGAAATGA
- a CDS encoding alpha/beta hydrolase, with the protein MISSETLQNLRGFEITNFNIETLKIDSAHLKHNPLKDSALRYNPLLVPKSEGPWPVVFILGGFSGNAPFYFNPKFNEQNAVQVIDQAFARGEAPEALYVFVDALSTWGGSQFLNSAAVGNYEDYIMQEIVPSIKKHFNVSHKASEWCVMGGSSGGYGALHLSSKYPEFFGVMAAIAPDSFFEASLLNDLYQALPLWEKYQSGIRALEELRSGKLTKHRNWHSLLNAFGMAACYSPNGEHGDFNYPLSKNGEKIEAVWKEWLEKDPLHFLPKRISGLKKLNAIYLDVGTKDNYNLQYGSRQISQILKTHQIEHDYIEFDGNHFDIGERRPEVWKWLTLCFRR; encoded by the coding sequence ATGATATCCTCTGAAACACTTCAAAATTTACGCGGCTTTGAGATTACCAACTTCAACATTGAGACTCTCAAAATTGACAGCGCTCATCTAAAGCACAATCCCCTTAAAGATTCAGCTCTTCGCTACAATCCCCTGCTGGTTCCCAAATCCGAAGGGCCTTGGCCGGTGGTGTTTATTTTGGGTGGATTCAGTGGTAATGCTCCTTTTTACTTCAATCCGAAATTCAACGAACAGAATGCGGTTCAGGTGATTGATCAAGCTTTTGCGCGCGGTGAAGCGCCCGAGGCCTTGTATGTGTTTGTTGATGCTTTGAGTACTTGGGGTGGCTCGCAGTTTTTGAATTCTGCGGCAGTTGGAAATTACGAAGACTATATCATGCAGGAGATTGTACCCTCTATAAAGAAACACTTTAATGTTTCACACAAGGCTTCTGAGTGGTGCGTGATGGGTGGCTCCAGTGGTGGCTATGGTGCCCTTCATCTTTCCTCAAAGTATCCGGAATTTTTTGGCGTGATGGCTGCTATTGCGCCGGATTCATTTTTTGAAGCCAGTCTTTTAAACGATCTCTATCAAGCCCTGCCTCTATGGGAAAAATATCAATCCGGCATTCGCGCTTTGGAAGAACTTCGCAGTGGGAAATTGACCAAGCATCGCAACTGGCACTCTTTATTGAATGCCTTCGGTATGGCGGCTTGTTACTCTCCCAATGGTGAACATGGTGACTTTAATTATCCGCTTTCTAAGAATGGCGAAAAAATTGAGGCCGTCTGGAAAGAGTGGCTGGAAAAGGACCCTCTACACTTTCTTCCAAAACGCATTTCCGGCCTCAAGAAACTGAATGCGATCTATCTCGATGTCGGGACCAAAGATAACTATAACTTACAATACGGTTCCAGACAGATTTCGCAGATTTTGAAAACCCATCAGATTGAGCACGACTATATCGAATTCGACGGCAATCACTTCGATATTGGCGAGCGCCGCCCTGAAGTTTGGAAATGGCTTACGCTTTGCTTCCGTAGATAG